In Actinoplanes derwentensis, the following proteins share a genomic window:
- a CDS encoding MFS transporter, translating into MTGTGAKTTGPVLGPTFAKFWTAATASALGSGLVTIAAPLYVASRTNDPVIVSAVSAIIWVPWLLFTLPGGILVDRVDRRRLMIGLDWARFVVMAALGVAILFGHAPLWLLFVTLFLIHTGEVLFETASQAMIPAVVPKDLLEKANGWLMGGTITTKDMIAGPLGAFLFVVAVSIPFLVNAGMYVISAVFITLVPGVFRIAAGPAAVDVTAGAAAESGTTGSALKQGLVTARSDIAEAFRFLMGQPILRTMSLLIGVLNITLTAGGAVLVLLAKERLHLGSVGYGLLFSSIAVGGVVGSAFGDRIIKRVTSTWTVRGGLLVEAAMYLALAASGNPYLACFALFLFGVHTALWYIVAGSLRHRLTPPEMMGRVSSLHLFIVFGGNAVGALLGGVLAKQFGLTAPYWLGFAVALAVTAVTWRIFNRDAMTKVSETANSGQ; encoded by the coding sequence ATGACCGGAACAGGCGCGAAGACGACGGGACCCGTGCTGGGACCCACATTTGCCAAATTCTGGACGGCAGCCACGGCGTCCGCGCTCGGCAGTGGACTCGTCACGATCGCCGCGCCGTTGTACGTGGCCTCACGGACGAATGACCCGGTGATCGTCTCGGCGGTCTCGGCCATCATCTGGGTCCCGTGGCTGCTGTTCACGCTCCCCGGTGGCATTCTCGTCGACCGGGTCGACCGCCGGCGGCTGATGATCGGACTGGACTGGGCCCGCTTCGTCGTGATGGCGGCGCTGGGTGTCGCGATCCTGTTCGGACACGCGCCGCTGTGGTTGCTGTTCGTGACCCTCTTCCTGATCCACACGGGTGAGGTGCTGTTCGAGACGGCGAGCCAGGCGATGATCCCGGCGGTGGTCCCGAAGGATCTGCTGGAGAAGGCCAACGGCTGGCTGATGGGCGGGACGATCACGACCAAGGACATGATCGCCGGCCCGCTCGGCGCGTTCCTGTTCGTGGTCGCGGTGAGCATCCCGTTCCTGGTCAATGCCGGGATGTACGTGATCAGCGCGGTCTTCATCACGCTGGTTCCGGGGGTGTTCCGGATCGCGGCGGGTCCGGCGGCCGTGGACGTCACCGCAGGCGCCGCCGCCGAGTCCGGCACCACCGGAAGCGCCCTCAAACAGGGCTTGGTCACGGCCCGGTCCGACATCGCCGAAGCCTTCCGGTTCCTCATGGGCCAGCCGATCCTGCGCACCATGAGCCTGCTGATCGGCGTTCTGAACATCACGCTCACCGCGGGTGGCGCCGTCCTCGTACTGCTCGCGAAAGAACGCCTGCACCTCGGCTCGGTCGGCTACGGCCTGCTGTTCTCCAGCATCGCGGTCGGCGGCGTCGTCGGGTCGGCCTTCGGTGACCGGATCATCAAGCGGGTGACGTCCACCTGGACGGTTCGCGGCGGTCTTCTCGTCGAGGCCGCGATGTACCTGGCTCTCGCGGCGTCCGGCAACCCGTACCTGGCCTGCTTCGCGCTCTTCCTGTTCGGCGTGCACACCGCGCTGTGGTACATCGTCGCCGGCTCGCTGCGGCATCGCCTGACCCCGCCGGAGATGATGGGCCGGGTGTCCAGCCTGCACCTGTTCATCGTGTTCGGCGGCAACGCGGTCGGGGCGCTGCTCGGTGGAGTCCTCGCCAAGCAGTTCGGGCTGACCGCGCCGTACTGGCTCGGTTTCGCCGTCGCCCTCGCCGTCACCGCGGTCACGTGGCGGATCTTCAACCGCGACGCGATGACCAAGGTCTCCGAGACAGCGAATTCCGGACAGTGA
- a CDS encoding MupA/Atu3671 family FMN-dependent luciferase-like monooxygenase, with protein sequence MMDFGLFYFADDSGAVETDRYRLLLDGARFADENDFHAVWTPERHFHQFGGTYPNPSVTGAAIAAITSRVRIRAGSVVAPLHHPLRIAEEWSVVDNISHGRAGVSFASGWHATDFALNPSAYQDRRTVMYDRIEQVRALWRGESIDVVDGLGNPGQVRSFPPPVQAEVPVWITSVGDVETFRSAGRIRAGLLTHLLGQSPEQLAEKVAEYRKAAAEASDGAWTGHVVAMVHTFLGEDNEAVREQVRPSLTAYMRSSLRLILSSDLGPEDAANLEPDEVDFLVERAFEHYFDNIGLLGSVDKAQRIVANLAELGVDEVACLIDFGLPADEVLSGLTHLKVLRDACG encoded by the coding sequence ATGATGGACTTCGGATTGTTCTATTTCGCCGATGACAGCGGAGCGGTCGAAACAGACCGGTACCGGCTGCTGCTGGACGGCGCCCGTTTCGCGGACGAGAACGATTTCCACGCCGTGTGGACGCCGGAACGCCATTTCCACCAGTTCGGAGGGACCTATCCGAATCCCTCGGTGACCGGGGCGGCGATCGCCGCGATCACCAGCCGGGTGCGGATCCGGGCCGGAAGCGTGGTGGCGCCCCTGCACCACCCGCTGCGGATCGCGGAGGAGTGGTCCGTGGTGGACAACATCTCGCACGGCCGCGCCGGAGTGTCCTTCGCCTCGGGATGGCACGCGACCGACTTCGCGCTGAACCCGTCGGCGTACCAGGACCGGCGGACCGTGATGTACGACCGGATCGAGCAGGTGCGGGCGCTGTGGCGAGGGGAGTCCATCGACGTCGTCGACGGACTGGGCAACCCGGGTCAGGTTCGGTCGTTCCCGCCCCCGGTGCAGGCCGAGGTGCCGGTGTGGATCACCAGTGTCGGCGACGTCGAGACCTTCCGGAGCGCCGGCCGGATCCGGGCCGGCCTGCTGACCCACCTGCTCGGGCAGAGTCCCGAGCAGTTGGCCGAGAAGGTCGCCGAATACCGGAAGGCCGCGGCCGAGGCGAGCGACGGCGCCTGGACGGGCCACGTCGTGGCGATGGTGCACACGTTCCTCGGCGAGGACAACGAGGCGGTCCGGGAGCAGGTCAGGCCGTCACTTACGGCCTACATGCGCAGTTCGCTGCGCCTGATCCTGTCGTCGGACCTCGGGCCAGAGGACGCCGCGAACCTCGAACCCGACGAGGTCGACTTCCTGGTCGAGCGAGCGTTCGAGCACTACTTCGACAACATCGGCCTGCTCGGCTCGGTCGACAAGGCCCAGCGGATCGTCGCGAACCTCGCGGAACTCGGGGTGGACGAGGTCGCCTGTCTCATCGACTTCGGGCTGCCGGCCGATGAGGTCCTGTCCGGCTTGACCCACCTCAAGGTGCTGCGCGACGCGTGCGGCTGA
- a CDS encoding aminotransferase class III-fold pyridoxal phosphate-dependent enzyme → MHEENIVEPLLSEIVTIIGGYFDLDPGELDPDLAFADLGADSMSLLGMLRLVEDRYGCKVSLRQVFGDVNTPAGLARYVAAHVAAEKAPPEPTPSPVAVPVAVPVAVAASAEPVAPAPVGGASQSVQSLIKEQLLVMQRQLDLLAGSESVAVAGPAVEAVPGVSLPSPPPAKRPVPAGSVLPLAPGMRGRPATGEETAQRARYLKTLADRLGARTAGSKDFAQRYRPMIADSRSSIGFRPATKELLYPIVADRGRGARLWDIDGNEYVDLTLGYGVHLLGHNPPVIESALRERLDIGFSLGPRTRLVEDVAAGILELTGMERVAFLNSGTEAVMTAVRIARAATGRDKIVVFSTAYHGHFDSVLAAPSYENGVFRTRPIAPGVSPGAVENVYVLEFGTDEALEFIDRHGSELAAVMTEPVTLRTPGVQNPDFLRRLRELTRAHGAKLIFDEMVTGFRCHPAGVQGLYGIDADLATYGKIIGGGLPLGVIAGRDGVMDYIDGGVWNFGDDSGPTLESTFFAGTFNQHPLTMAAAKAVVDHLRAEGPRLQQDLDRKTETFVNELSADFRELDVPIEVRRFSSLFRFEHEANMDPLYFNLIDRGVFVWELRNFFLSTAHEQADLDHIRGAVRESVAELRANGMIADRRTGRAGSPPHSAPRRSTLAQRQLRALDQGGVPAYEMTIGFWLDGSLDHAVLRDAVRGLSDRHESLRTTLADDGETLVVHPPGGTPLTEHTCEGEGELERFLQDWAERPLDMAGGPVFRAAVVRTEPLRHLLVLTVHHATVDGWSYSVLVEDLITMYNAGRRGESPQLPPAVQFREYVDWHERVTAGPEAAAQRDHWQALLKEAPTLELPMSGQPQTAPYRAVRQSVLLDAGFRDRLRAAARAEGVTVFAYLVAAWGVLLHQLTGQDDVVAPIASARRPPELDRVVGYCSNQLLLRLRWSAEVVVADYVAEVLTQLVTGLECQDHPFAELIAESTPPGAGLRDPLFTTSMSFYRQVEAPSMDGLAVSEADPLPITHTGNPLSLNIVDRTDGLRCDFEIAVDAIHPDLTAIIAGRYRDLLSAMADDGDRPLAELETDH, encoded by the coding sequence ATGCACGAGGAGAACATCGTGGAGCCATTGCTCAGTGAGATCGTCACCATCATCGGCGGCTATTTCGACCTCGATCCCGGCGAGCTGGACCCGGACCTGGCCTTCGCCGACCTCGGGGCGGACTCGATGTCGCTGCTCGGCATGCTGCGGCTGGTGGAGGACCGGTACGGCTGCAAGGTGTCGCTCCGGCAGGTCTTCGGCGACGTGAATACTCCGGCTGGTCTGGCGCGATATGTCGCCGCGCACGTCGCGGCGGAGAAGGCGCCGCCCGAGCCCACGCCATCACCTGTCGCCGTGCCTGTCGCTGTGCCCGTCGCCGTGGCCGCGTCAGCTGAGCCGGTGGCGCCGGCGCCGGTCGGCGGGGCCTCGCAGTCGGTGCAGAGTCTGATCAAAGAGCAGCTCCTGGTCATGCAGCGCCAGCTGGATCTGCTGGCGGGCAGCGAGTCGGTCGCGGTGGCCGGCCCGGCCGTCGAGGCGGTCCCCGGCGTTTCGCTGCCCTCACCGCCACCGGCCAAGCGGCCGGTTCCGGCCGGATCGGTTCTGCCACTCGCTCCCGGCATGCGCGGCCGGCCGGCCACCGGCGAGGAGACTGCGCAGCGCGCACGGTATCTGAAGACACTCGCCGACCGGCTCGGTGCCCGGACGGCGGGCTCGAAGGACTTCGCCCAGCGGTACCGGCCGATGATCGCCGACAGCCGGTCCAGCATCGGTTTCCGGCCCGCGACCAAGGAGCTGCTGTATCCGATCGTCGCCGACCGCGGCCGGGGCGCGCGACTGTGGGACATCGACGGCAATGAGTACGTCGACCTGACTCTCGGCTACGGCGTCCACCTGCTCGGACACAATCCGCCGGTGATCGAGTCGGCCCTGCGCGAGCGGCTGGACATCGGCTTCAGTCTCGGGCCGCGTACCCGGCTGGTCGAGGACGTCGCGGCCGGCATCCTGGAACTCACCGGCATGGAACGGGTGGCCTTCCTCAACAGCGGCACCGAAGCGGTGATGACCGCGGTCCGTATCGCCCGGGCGGCCACCGGACGCGACAAGATCGTGGTCTTCTCCACCGCGTACCACGGCCATTTCGACAGTGTGCTCGCCGCGCCGTCGTACGAGAACGGTGTGTTCCGCACCCGGCCGATCGCGCCGGGCGTCTCCCCGGGGGCGGTGGAGAACGTGTACGTGCTCGAGTTCGGCACGGACGAGGCACTCGAATTCATCGACCGGCACGGCTCGGAACTCGCGGCGGTGATGACGGAACCGGTGACGCTGCGTACTCCCGGCGTACAGAATCCGGATTTTCTTCGCCGGTTGCGGGAGCTGACCCGGGCGCACGGCGCGAAGCTGATCTTCGACGAGATGGTGACCGGATTCCGGTGCCATCCGGCCGGTGTCCAGGGCCTGTACGGCATCGACGCCGACCTGGCCACCTACGGCAAGATCATCGGTGGTGGCCTGCCACTCGGGGTGATCGCCGGACGTGACGGGGTGATGGACTACATCGACGGCGGCGTCTGGAACTTCGGTGACGACTCCGGCCCGACGCTGGAGTCCACCTTCTTCGCCGGCACGTTCAACCAGCATCCGCTGACCATGGCGGCGGCCAAGGCAGTCGTCGATCATCTCCGCGCCGAGGGCCCCCGCCTGCAACAGGACCTCGACCGGAAGACCGAGACGTTCGTGAACGAGCTGAGCGCCGACTTCCGCGAGCTCGACGTGCCGATCGAGGTGCGCCGGTTCTCCTCGCTCTTCCGGTTCGAGCACGAGGCGAACATGGATCCGCTCTACTTCAACCTGATCGACCGGGGCGTGTTCGTCTGGGAGTTGCGCAACTTCTTCCTGTCCACCGCGCACGAGCAGGCCGATCTCGATCACATCCGCGGTGCGGTGCGCGAGTCGGTCGCCGAACTGCGGGCCAACGGCATGATCGCCGACCGTCGTACGGGCCGGGCCGGGTCCCCGCCACACTCGGCGCCCCGGCGCAGCACCCTGGCCCAGCGGCAGTTGCGGGCCCTGGACCAGGGAGGCGTGCCCGCGTACGAGATGACCATCGGGTTCTGGCTCGACGGCTCACTCGACCACGCGGTGCTCCGCGACGCCGTGCGAGGCCTGTCCGACCGCCATGAATCGCTGCGGACCACCCTCGCTGACGACGGCGAGACCCTCGTGGTCCATCCGCCGGGCGGTACACCGCTGACCGAGCACACCTGCGAGGGCGAGGGTGAACTCGAACGGTTCCTGCAGGACTGGGCCGAGCGGCCGCTCGACATGGCCGGCGGGCCGGTGTTCCGTGCCGCGGTGGTGCGGACCGAGCCGCTCCGGCATCTGCTGGTGCTGACCGTGCATCACGCGACTGTGGACGGCTGGTCGTACAGCGTCCTCGTCGAGGACCTCATCACGATGTACAACGCCGGGCGCCGGGGCGAGAGCCCACAACTGCCGCCGGCCGTGCAGTTCCGGGAGTACGTCGACTGGCACGAGCGGGTCACAGCCGGTCCGGAGGCCGCCGCCCAGCGGGACCACTGGCAGGCCCTGCTGAAGGAGGCGCCGACGCTGGAGCTGCCGATGTCAGGACAGCCGCAGACCGCCCCCTATCGAGCGGTACGGCAGAGCGTCCTCCTCGACGCCGGCTTCCGTGACCGGCTCCGAGCAGCCGCCCGTGCCGAGGGTGTCACGGTCTTCGCCTACCTGGTCGCGGCCTGGGGCGTCCTGCTGCACCAGCTGACCGGGCAGGACGACGTCGTCGCGCCGATCGCGTCCGCCCGCCGCCCGCCGGAGCTGGACCGGGTGGTCGGCTACTGCTCGAACCAGCTGCTGCTGCGCCTGCGCTGGTCGGCGGAGGTGGTGGTCGCGGACTACGTGGCCGAGGTCCTGACCCAGCTGGTGACCGGCCTCGAATGCCAGGACCACCCGTTCGCGGAACTGATCGCCGAGTCCACCCCGCCCGGAGCGGGCCTGCGGGACCCGCTGTTCACCACGTCGATGTCGTTCTACCGCCAGGTCGAGGCGCCGTCGATGGACGGGCTCGCGGTGTCGGAAGCCGATCCGCTGCCGATCACGCACACCGGCAACCCGCTGTCACTGAACATCGTCGATCGTACCGACGGACTCCGGTGTGACTTCGAGATCGCGGTCGACGCGATTCACCCGGATCTCACCGCGATCATCGCGGGGCGCTATCGGGATCTGCTCAGCGCCATGGCCGACGACGGCGACCGCCCGTTGGCCGAGCTGGAAACCGACCACTGA